The following proteins are encoded in a genomic region of Xanthomonas citri pv. mangiferaeindicae:
- a CDS encoding LysR family transcriptional regulator: MSINCEILDLRAFLLVADTRSFHRAAEALHVSQPALSRRIQKLEHAVGAPLLERTTRSVAPTAVGQNLLPLVRRMIEEFDGSLFSSRGVDDGRGSQVTIACLPTAAFYFLPSVIARFHEDHPNVRFRILDIPATEGLQAVERGEVEFGVNFMGASDPELEFDVLVEDPFVLACRRDHPLAKKRRVTWHDIAQHPLITVHRTSGNRTLLDGALARENLKLSWFYEVTHLSTSLGLVEAGVGISVLPRMATPQEEHSILVTREIAPPVVSRTIGIVRRRGAMLSPAAERFLQMLKSTWQDPATASRR; this comes from the coding sequence ATGAGCATCAATTGCGAAATTCTCGACCTGCGCGCCTTTCTGCTCGTCGCCGACACCCGCAGCTTCCACCGCGCCGCCGAGGCGCTGCACGTCTCGCAACCGGCGCTGAGCCGGCGCATCCAGAAGCTCGAACATGCGGTGGGCGCGCCGTTGCTCGAACGCACGACGCGCAGCGTCGCGCCGACCGCAGTCGGGCAGAACCTGCTGCCGCTGGTGCGACGGATGATCGAGGAGTTCGACGGCTCGCTGTTCTCCTCGCGCGGCGTCGACGACGGCCGCGGCAGCCAGGTCACGATCGCCTGCCTGCCGACCGCGGCGTTCTACTTCCTGCCCAGCGTCATCGCCCGCTTCCATGAAGACCATCCCAACGTCCGCTTCCGGATCCTCGACATCCCGGCCACCGAAGGCCTGCAGGCGGTCGAGCGCGGCGAGGTCGAGTTCGGGGTGAACTTCATGGGAGCATCCGACCCCGAACTGGAGTTCGACGTGTTGGTCGAGGATCCGTTCGTGCTCGCCTGCCGCCGCGACCATCCGCTGGCCAAGAAGCGCCGCGTGACCTGGCACGACATCGCCCAGCACCCGTTGATCACCGTGCATCGCACCAGCGGCAACCGCACCCTGCTCGACGGTGCCCTGGCGCGCGAGAACCTCAAGCTGAGCTGGTTCTACGAAGTGACGCACCTGTCGACCTCGTTGGGCCTGGTCGAGGCCGGCGTCGGCATCTCGGTCCTGCCACGTATGGCCACGCCGCAGGAGGAACACTCCATCTTGGTGACCCGCGAGATCGCGCCCCCCGTGGTGTCACGTACGATCGGCATCGTGCGACGGCGCGGTGCGATGCTGTCGCCGGCGGCCGAGCGGTTCCTGCAGATGCTCAAGAGCACCTGGCAGGATCCGGCCACGGCATCGCGGCGATGA
- a CDS encoding 4-oxalomesaconate tautomerase has translation MSNDLYSLPCVLMRGGTSKGPFFLASDLPSDPARRDRLLLDLMGSGHPLQIDGIGGGNALSSKVAIVGPASRADADIDYLFAQVRPDQQVVDTTPNCGNMLAAVGPFAIESGMVAASDPQTLVRIHNVNTGKVVLATVQTPRGRVSYRGDTAIAGAPGTAAPISLAFLDAAGARTGKLLPTGAASEWIDGVEVSCVDCAMPMVMLAGSALGVTGEESVAALNADTAMLARLERIRIEAGRRMGIADAADRVIPKPVLLLPPRAGGTLQVRYFMPHQCHSALAITGAVGISTACVTPGTLAQRMAGDLALPADVALEHPSGRLDVALHRPGPDAPIVASVVRTARRLFEGRVFASTDPRRDAAAAWSSAA, from the coding sequence ATGTCCAACGATCTCTACAGTCTGCCTTGTGTCCTGATGCGGGGCGGCACCTCCAAAGGGCCGTTCTTTCTCGCCTCGGACCTGCCCAGCGATCCCGCCCGGCGGGATCGGCTGCTGCTCGATCTGATGGGGTCGGGGCATCCGTTGCAGATCGATGGCATCGGCGGCGGCAACGCCTTGAGCAGCAAGGTCGCGATCGTCGGTCCGGCCAGCCGCGCCGATGCGGACATCGACTATCTGTTCGCACAGGTCCGGCCGGACCAGCAGGTCGTCGACACCACCCCCAACTGCGGCAATATGCTGGCGGCGGTCGGTCCGTTCGCGATCGAGTCGGGCATGGTCGCCGCGTCCGACCCGCAAACGCTGGTGCGCATCCACAACGTCAATACCGGCAAGGTGGTGCTGGCGACAGTGCAGACGCCGCGCGGCCGGGTCAGCTACCGGGGCGACACCGCGATCGCCGGTGCGCCGGGCACCGCGGCGCCGATCTCGCTGGCGTTTCTCGATGCGGCGGGCGCGCGCACCGGCAAGCTGCTGCCGACCGGCGCGGCCAGCGAATGGATCGATGGCGTGGAAGTGAGCTGCGTCGACTGCGCCATGCCGATGGTGATGCTGGCCGGGTCCGCGCTGGGCGTGACCGGTGAGGAGAGCGTCGCCGCACTCAATGCCGACACCGCGATGCTGGCCCGGTTGGAACGGATCCGCATCGAGGCCGGGCGGCGGATGGGCATCGCCGACGCCGCCGACCGGGTGATCCCGAAGCCGGTGCTGCTGCTGCCGCCGCGCGCCGGCGGCACGCTCCAGGTGCGCTATTTCATGCCGCACCAGTGCCACAGTGCGCTGGCGATCACCGGCGCGGTCGGGATCTCGACGGCGTGCGTGACGCCGGGCACCCTGGCGCAACGCATGGCGGGCGATCTGGCGCTGCCCGCCGATGTCGCACTCGAACACCCCAGCGGCCGCCTGGATGTGGCGCTGCACCGACCTGGCCCGGATGCCCCCATCGTCGCCAGCGTCGTGAGAACGGCGCGGCGCCTGTTCGAAGGCCGTGTGTTCGCCAGCACGGATCCGCGCAGGGACGCGGCAGCGGCATGGAGCTCGGCGGCATGA
- a CDS encoding mannosyltransferase, translating into MPIQTRPTVAIDNVTMSFGDFTAVRDVDVQVADGEFLAIVGPTGCGKSTILNAVAGLLTPSAGTIHIDGKPVRGVQESVGYLFQQDALLPWKTALQNVELGLRFRGVAQDEREHKARAWLTKVGLSGFEHRYPHQLSGGQRKRVQMAQALIVEPKVILMDEPFSALDIHTRHLMQNELLRLWQEDRRAVMLITHDLEEAIALGDRVVVLSSGPSSRVVESFPVRLERPRNVAEIKLDQRFTDLYRDIWACLRGEVEKSYARQD; encoded by the coding sequence ATGCCGATCCAGACCCGTCCCACGGTGGCGATCGACAATGTCACCATGTCCTTCGGTGATTTCACCGCCGTACGCGATGTCGACGTGCAGGTCGCCGACGGCGAGTTTCTCGCCATCGTCGGCCCGACCGGCTGCGGCAAGAGCACGATCCTCAACGCCGTCGCCGGCCTGCTGACGCCCTCGGCGGGCACGATCCACATCGACGGCAAGCCGGTGCGTGGCGTGCAGGAAAGCGTGGGCTACCTGTTCCAGCAGGACGCCCTGCTGCCGTGGAAGACCGCGCTGCAGAACGTCGAACTGGGGCTGCGCTTTCGCGGTGTGGCCCAGGACGAGCGCGAGCACAAGGCCCGCGCCTGGCTGACCAAGGTCGGCCTGTCGGGCTTCGAACACCGTTATCCGCACCAGCTTTCGGGCGGGCAGCGCAAGCGCGTGCAGATGGCGCAGGCGCTGATCGTCGAGCCGAAGGTCATTCTGATGGACGAGCCGTTTTCCGCGCTCGACATCCACACCCGGCATTTGATGCAGAACGAACTGTTGCGGCTGTGGCAGGAGGACCGGCGCGCGGTGATGTTGATCACTCACGACCTGGAGGAGGCGATCGCACTGGGCGATCGCGTGGTCGTGCTGTCCTCGGGCCCGTCGAGCCGTGTCGTCGAGAGCTTCCCGGTGCGCCTGGAGCGTCCGCGCAATGTGGCCGAGATCAAGCTCGATCAGCGTTTCACCGACCTGTACCGCGATATCTGGGCCTGCCTGCGCGGCGAAGTGGAGAAGAGCTATGCACGCCAAGACTGA